Proteins from a genomic interval of Papaver somniferum cultivar HN1 chromosome 4, ASM357369v1, whole genome shotgun sequence:
- the LOC113272493 gene encoding uncharacterized protein LOC113272493, with protein sequence MDSSNASNSNATNTTCDSLPSSSATQTKDPAWEWGERQDLANQSIITCLLCKKLIRGGGITRLKEHLLHIKGNVSSCPNVSIDIMNKVSLVYSVKRTKKSHRDNIDLAYRRANNSNEGSDADTDVEEQEVEIDGNMGSRGASAGVGASQLVSQNQTKRKRISQSNSRVHS encoded by the exons ATGGATTCTTCTAATGCATCAAATTCAAATGCCACAAACACTACCTGTGATTCATTGCCCTCTTCTTCGGCTACTCAAACTAAAGATCCAGCATGGGAATGGGGTGAACGCCAAGACCTAGCAAATCAAAGTATTATTACTTGTTTGTTATGTAAGAAATTAATTCGTGGTGGTGGAATTACTAGGCTTAAGGAGCATCTTTTACATATTAAAGGGAATGTTTCTTCATGTCCAAATGTGTCCATTGACATTATGAACAAAGTTAGTCTGGTGTATTCTGTAAAGAGGACCAAAAAATCTCATAGGGATAACATTGATTTGGCGTATCGGCGTGCAAACAACTCAAATGAAGGCTCTGATGCTGATACCGATGttgaagaacaagaagttgaAATTGATGGCAATATGGGCAGTCGTGGTGCTAGTGCTGGTGTGGGTGCTAGTCAACTTGTTTCTCAGAATCAGACAAAGAGAAAGAGGATAAGCCAAAGTAATAGTAGAG TCCACTCTTGA
- the LOC113273858 gene encoding uncharacterized protein LOC113273858, producing MQRLIPNEEDLEKATTELRDYSDANGILGTPVCKKRRYKDQPHDWWITYGGIDTPNLQKFAIRVLSLTCSPCERNWSTFQNLHSKKRNRIKQQKLNDSVFIQYNKKLERRYKEISQYNDDPKAHDPIFLDERDDNDEWLALENLDDLVVQGDNVILDDLQDIVGEKGMPVVGKSACISRRKSTYPTDSEYSGYDTDDLMLDSNYGLLGGDDGATEDYDIYDESNDFD from the exons ATGCAAAGGCTTATTCCCAATGAAGAAGATCTTGAGAAAGCTACAACTGAATTGAGAGACTACAGTGATGCTAACGGGATCTTGGGAACTCCGGTTTGCAAAAAaagaagatataaagatcaacCTC ATGATTGGTGGATTACATATGGAGGAATCGATACCCCAAACCTACAAAAATTTGCAATAAGGGTATTGAGTCTTACTTGTTCCCCGTGTGAGCGAAACTGGAGCACATTTCAGAAT TTGCATTCAAAGAAGCGAAATCGCATAAAGCAACAAAAATTGAATGATAGCGTCTTTATTCAATACAACAAGAAATTGGAACGTCGATACAAAGAAATCAGTCAATATAATGATGATCCGAAAGCTCATGATCCCATTTTTCTGGATGAGCGTGATGACAATGATGAATGGTTGGCTTTAGAGAATTTGGATGACTTGGTTGTACAAGGAGATAATGTTATtttggatgatttgcaagatattGTTGGTGAAAAAGGTATGCCAGTTGTTGGTAAAAGTGCTTGTATCTCCCGACGCAAATCTACTTATCCAACTGACTCTGAATATAGTGGATATGATACTGATGACTTGATGTTGGACTCTAATTATGGACTACTTGGTGGAGATGATGGAGCTACGGAAGATTATGATATCTATGATGAATcgaatgattttgattaa